A genomic region of Alnus glutinosa chromosome 11, dhAlnGlut1.1, whole genome shotgun sequence contains the following coding sequences:
- the LOC133882553 gene encoding 7-deoxyloganetin glucosyltransferase-like, giving the protein MSSISEAVRAHVVCVPFPVQGHINPMLKLAKLLHHKGFHVTFVNTHYNHRRLLSSRGPNSLDGLPDFRFESIPDGLPPSDADVSQDSRALCDSTSKNCLVPLRNLLSKLNDISTSNVPPVTCIISDGPMAFTLKAAEEFGIPNVLFWTPSACACLAYMHCRHLVERGLTPLKDASYLTNGYLETTIDWIPGLKNIRLKDFPTFIRTTDENDIMLNFIIDEVVEQASRSSAIILNTFDSFEQDVLHGISSLLPRIYTLGPLLLLADQIKNERLKSIGSNLWKEEPGSVEWLNSKEPNSVVYVNFGSITVMTPQQLIEFAWGLANSEKPFLWIIRPDLVVGDSAVLPSEFITKTKERGMLASWCPQEEILKHPSIGGFLTHSGWNSTLESVCGGVPIISWPFFADQQINCRYSCTEWGIGMEIDNNVKRDDVKKLVRELMEGDKGKEMKRKVMEWKRKAEEAVQPGGTSYQNWDKLVADVLLLVNV; this is encoded by the exons ATGAGTTCCATTTCGGAAGCTGTTAGAGCTCATGTTGTTTGCGTTCCATTCCCAGTTCAGGGTCACATAAACCCCATGCTGAAACTAGCCAAGCTCCTCCACCATAAAGGCTTTCATGTAACTTTTGTCAACACCCATTACAACCACAGACGCTTACTCAGCTCCAGAGGCCCCAACTCCCTCGACGGCTTGCCGGACTTCCGCTTTGAATCCATCCCCGATGGCCTCCCACCTTCCGATGCCGATGTCAGCCAAGACAGCCGCGCTCTTTGCGATTCCACCTCAAAGAATTGCCTCGTCCCACTTCGCAACCTTCTCTCCAAACTCAACGACATTTCCACTTCCAACGTGCCGCCTGTGACGTGTATCATCTCTGATGGTCCCATGGCCTTCACTCTTAAAGCTGCTGAAGAATTTGGAATTCCAAATGTTCTTTTCTGGACACCTAGCGCCTGCGCTTGCTTGGCCTATATGCATTGCCGCCATCTAGTTGAACGAGGTTTAACTCCCCTCAAAG ATGCAAGCTATCTAACAAATGGGTATTTAGAAACCACAATCGATTGGATTCCCGGGTTGAAAAACATTCGTCTGAAGGATTTTCCAACTTTCATTAGAACTACCGATGAGAACGACATCATGCTCAACTTCATCATCGATGAAGTAGTGGAGCAAGCTTCAAGATCTTCAGCTATCATTTTGAACACATTTGACTCCTTTGAACAGGATGTTTTGCATGGTATCTCATCTTTGCTTCCTCGCATTTACACCCTTGGTCCACTTCTGTTGCTTGCTGATCAGATTAAAAACGAGAGACTGAAATCAATAGGATCCAATCTATGGAAAGAAGAACCGGGGTCTGTGGAGTGGCTAAATTCAAAAGAACCCAACTCCGTAGTGTACGTAAATTTTGGGAGCATCACTGTCATGACGCCCCAACAACTCATTGAGTTTGCTTGGGGACTTGCCAACAGTGAGAAACCCTTCTTGTGGATTATAAGACCTGATCTTGTGGTAGGCGATTCAGCTGTTCTTCCTTCTGAGTTTATTACCAAAACTAAAGAGAGAGGCATGTTAGCAAGTTGGTGTCCTCAAGAAGAAATCCTGAAGCACCCCTCGATTGGAGGGTTTTTAACGCATAGCGGATGGAATTCAACGCTCGAAAGCGTGTGTGGTGGAGTGCCAATCATCTCCTGGCCCTTTTTTGCCGATCAACAGATAAATTGCCGGTATTCTTGCACTGAATGGGGCATTGGGATGGAGATAGATAATAATGTTAAGAGAGATGATGTTAAGAAGCTTGTGAGGGAGTTAATGGAGGGTGATAAGGGTAAAGAAATGAAGAGGAAGGTAATGGAGTGGAAGAGAAAGGCAGAAGAAGCTGTCCAACCTGGTGGTACTTCTTACCAGAACTGGGACAAGTTGGTTGCCGATGTTCTCCTGCTTGTAAATGTTTAA
- the LOC133882497 gene encoding 7-deoxyloganetin glucosyltransferase-like, which translates to MSFISEAVRAHVVCVPFPVQGHINPMLKLAKLLHHKGFHVTFVNTHYNHRRLLSSRGPNSLDGLPDFRFEIIPDGLPPSDADVSQDIVALNDSTSKNCLVPFRNLLSKLNDISTSNLPPVTCIISDGSMAFTLEAAEEFGIPNVLFWTPSACACLAYMHCRHLVERGLTPLKDASYQTNGYLETTIDWIPGMKNIRLKDFPTFIRTTDENDIMLNFVIREVEKASRASAIILNTFDYFEQDVLHDISSMLPHIYTIGPLLLLADQIKDERLKSIGSNLWKEEPGSVEWLNSKEPNSVVYVNFGSITVMTPQQLIEFAWGLANSEKPFLWIIRPDLVVGDSAVLPSEFITKTKERGMLASWCPQEEILKHPSIGGFLTHSGWNSTLESVCGGVPIISWPFFADQQINCRYSCTEWGIGMEIDNNVKRDDVEKLVRELMEGDKGKEMKRKVMEWKRKAEEAVKPGGSSYQNLDKLIADVLLPVNV; encoded by the exons ATGAGTTTCATTTCGGAAGCTGTTAGAGCTCATGTTGTTTGCGTTCCATTCCCAGTTCAGGGTCACATAAACCCCATGCTGAAACTAGCCAAACTCCTCCACCATAAAGGCTTTCATGTAACTTTTGTCAACACCCATTACAACCACAGACGCTTACTTAGCTCCAGAGGCCCCAACTCCCTCGACGGTTTGCCGGACTTTCGCTTTGAAATCATCCCCGATGGCCTCCCACCTTCCGATGCCGATGTCAGCCAAGACATCGTCGCTCTAAACGATTCCACCTCAAAGAATTGCCTCGTCCCATTTCGCAACCTTCTCTCCAAACTCAACGACATTTCCACTTCCAACTTGCCGCCTGTGACGTGTATCATCTCTGATGGTTCCATGGCCTTCACTCTTGAAGCTGCTGAAGAATTTGGAATTCCAAATGTTCTTTTCTGGACACCTAGCGCCTGCGCTTGCTTGGCCTATATGCATTGCCGCCATCTAGTTGAACGAGGTTTAACTCCCCTCAAAG ATGCAAGCTATCAAACAAATGGGTATCTAGAAACCACAATCGATTGGATTCCCGGGATGAAAAACATCCGTCTGAAGGATTTTCCGACTTTCATTAGAACTACGGATGAGAACGACATCATGCTCAACTTCGTCATCCGTGAAGTGGAGAAAGCTTCAAGAGCTTCAGCAATCATTTTGAACACGTTTGACTACTTTGAACAGGATGTTTTGCATGATATCTCGTCTATGCTTCCTCACATTTACACCATTGGTCCACTTCTGTTGCTTGCTGATCAGATTAAAGACGAGAGACTGAAATCAATAGGATCCAATCTATGGAAAGAAGAACCGGGGTCTGTGGAGTGGCTAAATTCAAAAGAACCCAACTCCGTAGTGTACGTAAATTTTGGGAGCATCACTGTCATGACGCCCCAACAACTCATTGAGTTTGCTTGGGGACTTGCCAACAGTGAGAAACCCTTCTTGTGGATTATAAGACCTGATCTTGTGGTAGGCGATTCAGCTGTTCTTCCTTCTGAGTTTATTACCAAAACTAAAGAGAGAGGCATGTTAGCAAGTTGGTGTCCTCAAGAAGAAATCCTGAAGCACCCCTCGATTGGAGGGTTTTTAACGCATAGCGGATGGAATTCAACGCTCGAAAGCGTGTGTGGTGGAGTGCCAATCATCTCCTGGCCCTTTTTTGCCGATCAACAGATAAATTGCCGGTATTCTTGCACTGAATGGGGCATTGGGATGGAGATAGATAATAATGTTAAGAGAGATGATGTTGAGAAGCTTGTGAGGGAGTTAATGGAGGGTGATAAGGGTAAAGAAATGAAGAGGAAGGTAATGGAGTGGAAGAGAAAGGCAGAAGAAGCTGTCAAACCTGGTGGTTCTTCTTACCAGAACTTGGACAAGTTGATTGCCGATGTTCTCCTGCCAGTAAATGTTTAA